The region CGGATCCAGACCCAGTGGGGCCGTGGtccaaattgaaatgcaagcTGTCGCCGGCTCCATTTCACGTTCCAGTGTCTTTCGCCACTCGGTTGTAGCTTCTGGTGGTGCTGCTTTTCCCGCTGCTGTTGACAAATGCAAAACCATTTGCCAAATAAATAAGCAGCTCAACGTAAATAAATATGCTTTCGCCACGCGCATTTACACTCAATAAAGATGCTCCAAAGCTGGCCCCCAGACGACGCTACGTCGTGGATGCGAGtacggatgcggatgcggatgatgatgatgatgccagtggaagtggcaatggcaatggcaatgggattgggattggaaaTGGAGGTGGCGATGGCAGTGGCtatggcagtggcggtggcgatgCGGGAGTCAAAGGATAAGTCTGgcataaaaattgtattttaatgCCATCGCATAAATAACACAAACAGGACACTGGTCCCACGCTCTCAGACATGGACACGAGGGCGGGTGCGGGCGCGGACGCGGACGCAGGACGTGGCTGACAGCAGTGGTATTTtatcaaaaggaaaaatcCCAGCAGTTTAGCCCAGCCCCAATCCCAACCCACTGGCACTAATTTAGGTGCCGAAAAATCAACAGGAAACAAACATGCCAAGGAAGAGGAATAGCCAGGGATCCATCCTGGACGAAGGACAACCGGGCACGCCTCACTGCACAGGCGGCGTTGACAACAGCAGCGTCAGGAGAGCAGGAGGCAAAAGGGCCAGGAAATGAAGGAGGGCTGGGAGAAGCATCTTCATCATCTGGGGCGAAGGCGGCGGCATATGTTAGCGTTAGGCGCTAGGGCCAGACGCTGGCGCTCATCAATAAAATCATCGGGGTCATTAAGTGGATTAACTGCAGCCATCAGAAGCATGTGGTGCCCAGGACTCAAAACGCAAAACGCCaaacgcgcacacacacacacaagagaaGGGGGAAGGGAGGTATGGGAGGTCCACAGTCAGTTTTATCATTATCCCTGCTTTACACTTCATAACAGGGCGGCAGAGGCACAGTGGAAGGCACAAGTCAGACTAGTGGCATAAACAAAAGGAAGCACTGGCCTAGTCTCAAAACATTTCAGCCCACTGTGCGGTGTCCCCATCACGTCTGGGCAATGGCAAAATGtttttgtacgagtatgtgcttTCTTCGGCGTCTCCTTCTTCTTGGGAACATTCTTTCCAGcagaagcaaagcaaaaggcagcagacagcagacagaaGGCGGCAAGGGATGGCATCTCTTGTCCTGATGTGCTGTTGTTATTGACATGTACGAATTAGGTTAAATTTATTTACTGTCAGTTCAGTGAACTGCAAATGGTTTTAGTTTATTAAATTTACCACCCACACTGGCCAGACTCAGACACAATCTGTTTTAAGTTGGTTAAATGCAAGATGGCAGAGAAATCAAGATTGAGCCATCTCGAGAGCATCTCTCGGAGCTCAACTTTTAATTTGCACAGTTGTAAAGACCGATTGCCGTTTGATTAATCGCCTCTGCACAGTTCTGTGGAGGCAGGAGTGGCAACTCGAACTGTATTAATCAGGGCACGTTGAACGCTGCtcatttatttgaaaatgcGCAAAAAACGATAGCCAAAGAGGGGTATGGCCTGGTTCGGCTCGGTTTGGATGGGATCAAATCATTTGGGTTCGGTTGAAAGGGATTTCTAGTCGTTTAATACACGATATTCGTAGCTTGCAAGGGTATACCGTACTGGTGGAAACGTATGCCATCAACATATTCGAAGCGATTCAATAAATCCTCCATTTGTGGGTGTCTTAGCTGCCTTTCCCTATTAAATGCTGCTCTTAAATGAGAGTTtattgttctctctctctaacagcAGAGTACAGGGCACCTTCAAGTCGAAATATTCCTTCATATTCGCTgctttctatttattttttttgtttaaaaccACTTCAACAAATGGCTGTGGCAGTCAAAGTTAAGCTGGCAAAGcggcaaataaaaaatgacTGAGCGCGTCCTTCCTAAAAGCTTTTCGCAAAAGTTTGCTTGGCATTGGGCGGAGGAATGGGAAGGGGAAACGGAAGGCTGCCACATCGAGCGTTTGCGCtggaaatcaattaaattgaaattacgcatacgacaTGTGTGCCAATCGCAAACAGCTTTCGCTTTTGCGCTGAGGCGACTTTTCCCCGGAATTATCGCTGGCAAATTGAATTCGAAATTCGTTCTGCTCCACCCGCCCCATAAGCGCCTGCCCCCACCTCGCCTTTGTGCAGTCAAAATCTGCAGAACGTGATGTTTGAAACTGGAACAAAGTTGTTTCAATATTTGCCAGAGTTCTTAGTGGGGGGAGTAGTTTATACGACTACGAATATGCTAGGGAAACGAAATTCGCTGGccataaattgtatttaaccagttgaaaattgaattcaagCACAAATTCCTTCTCCAGTCTTATCAGTTTCATTTAGAAGCATTTCAAGCAGATAAATGTATTCAGATATTATGTaacatatatagtataatcAAAAGGTTGGGGTGCTTTTCAAATTGGTTATCTTAAGGAGCTCCTTAAGCTCCTTAGTTCTTTGATATATTTGAAATAATATCAATTACTACCTATAAACGGATTAAACAGATTAACACCATGCTCTGCACGGCAGTTTCTTCCACTGGTTGATTCCTGAAGTGCTGCCAATGGTACTAATTAATGGAGGGCTTTAAAGAATTAACGTTAATATTGCCCATGCCACACAGCTTACCACAGACACACCCACTCTACCACTGGACATTGTCACACTTGGtgcattaattaaatttgtcgATAATTGCAGGCACCGAAGAGTCCGGACAAAGACAAGGCCCAGCCTCAGGGAcgggcaacaacaaataccCGCTATCCCCAGAAAAAATATGAACAGTTTAAACCTAAAAACAATGTAGgaaataacaaattaaaataaataagtacAGACACTTTCCTGTTAAAAGAGCGGAAATCTAGGTATTGTGTGCATCCCTGGCTTCAGGCAAAAGGCACATTTAAGTGTCGtttttaaattgattaaaaaactGCAGCTTCTCTGCTCTCTATATACCCTGTACTCAAAGCGTTTCCGACCTGGAGatcaagaaaaatatattgaaaacaTGGAACTTGGCCATGATACAGAGTATTTTAATAGAACATGGAACCAATCCAGGAATTATATATCAACAAATtaagaaaccaaagaaaaagtGCGACTcttgtttttaatattttcttgtGGAAAGATTTCTCGATTTTTGGTTATGGGAAATGTCGACTATAGCCTTTTTGTTTGGCGCTGGacaatatttaattaacaagGCGTAGGCGTCGTTTTGACTGGGCgacatttttaatttcctttttttcagAAGCACAGGAAGTGCCGTCACATAAACCGGAAGTGGGGagcgccacacacacacacagcgtcAGTCGAAAAGCGTCAAAGAGGCGCATAATTAACTTGTTGCCACGCCCACGAGCAGCACTTGAAAAGCAAGGGAAAAAAATGCCGGAACACTCTGAAAACTGTTGAAAGCGGAAGGAGGAAGGACTCAACTTTCACTGCGGCCCGGCCAAAGCTTGCCAAAGAAATGAGCAGACATTGACTGCGAGACGGAGTCGAAGTCCTAGTCCGAGACGTGGCtaaaacttttgccattgcTCGAACATAATTATAAAAGTTTCGACAAGTATTTGGCCAGGTGGGCAAGGAGCAGTTCCACacagaaacaaaacgaaacggatGCCGCAGGAGAGAGAAGGAAACCAAAACTGGACCAAGGTTTGGCGGAGGGACCTGCGCCATCGTCGCCAAGTGGCAATTGCCAAGTGCCACGAGCGGCGGCAACTTTGTTCGCACTCTGCACCAAAGTACTCACCTCGAGCCAGCCACCATCTACCGTCCCATGAATCCTTCCATTCGGTTTCCAACTAATTAGCCTGCTATTGGCATTTTCGCTTAAGCGCTTAATGAGCTCGTTGAAATCGGTAGGCAGCCTTTGCATGCGTTAATTGCTTCGGCATTCACCACACATTCCGTGCTGGCCGTGGCACCTTAAGCCACCTGATGGACTTAATTCCGTTATGATGCGCAAGAGGTATTTGTAATTTCTGTTAATGGCATGTCCTTGGCGAGGCCATCAAAAATAGGTGCAAACCGCGGACATGACTTAGAAGCTATCTAGAGATAGcacccagagaaaaaagcCTTGAGGCCCGAATAGTTACCCTTAgatttacgagtatatacgTGCTTTTTGAACCAAGGCTGGACATATCTACTGTCAAGACCttaaagaaaagtctagacagGTACAATTATGTTTTCTATTATTATGGCTAGACCCACGAAAAGGATACATCGTTACATGATTGCATGCATACATAAGTGATATTTTGCGactacatatattgtataagtGTTTTCTACCCTTTGTAGTCGTACTTTTAGGGGCTTACAGATATTTTCTCCGCCCACACACGGGCATTCATAAATATCTTCAGTCAAATTTAGGGATCGGTAAGTAAACGTGTATAGAATCTTGTTCTTCAAGTACAATAATGTTTGAACATTACAATAAACATATTCatgtttaataaatatatttaaatcaaaccGAATTGTATTTAACTTCTGTATAATCTGTCAGTTTTCATCTCAGGGATCGTGAGAGATCTATGATCTATGATGATTGATTGCGAAACACAACAATCCATTTTGATATAACCATCTCCGGCTTCTCATTAGCCCGTACAAAATAAAGAGAGATCTCGACAAATATGATGCGACTGTTCTACGGTTCTCGAATGACACGAATGACGTTCCTACCCGTACTGCGAATCTAcgatacatactcgtatgtctGGACACATTCAGTATTTGATCTTTTTTATGGCTAATATGAAAACATTGTGTATTTTGGAACCCAAAATTCATTATCAAATTGGATCAGAATTGTCCACAATTCATTTAGaattcaacagcaacagcatggGGGGAGCGATCCTTCTACGCTTTCTTCCGCTTGCGCTTCTCCGCATGCATCCGCAacgttgctggctgctgctgcagcaaacGTCTTGGGGGGTGGGGAATGCCAACGGGGAAATCCGTACCAAGCGGACGTGGGGTATATGCTCGAGCTCTGCACCTTGGACAATCGTGGCCAACTGTCACTGGGCCCGCAGGATATATTATCAGGTACAAGCACATCAGACGGTGGCATACGAAGAGTATCGGCAGGAAGAGCAAGGAGCACAGCAGCAACCCCACCCAGGCACTATTCTGCAAAGATAAACATGATCACATAAACAAGATCAGCTAGAAACTAGTATGGAATGTGATGTGATGTCTGTACTCACTAGGGGATTCACTAGGCGCTcacaaacgaaacgaacgcCACGATAGTAAATGTAGGCGAGGTGCTGGCAATGTCCGACATTTTTGTTGGATTCACTAATTATCATATCTATGTATTCGCGGATCTGGCTGTTGATGGCGTCGGTAAGATTCTTGGCAAGATTATTGATAAACTCCTTGCCTTGTTTTTGGATAAACTTCTCAGCCCTTAATATCCTAGAGAGCAAGATATCAATTGAATCGCCAAAATCTAAGTTTTCGTACAAAATAAGTTCACTGATCTTCTTAACATGGCGCTTCATCGTATTCGTTGTCTGTACTAGTCTGTCGTTATATGTGTTATACATTTTTTCGACATCAATGCGACTGTTATGGAAAGACACGTGAGCATTCCAGTAGTAATAATGGTAGGTGCTATATCCCTTATAGCCGGGCGGGTCACCATCGTGGTACgtataataatttaatttactgACAAGGACTTCTTCGGCGATTACTCGCAAATGATTCGCAATATTGGGTACCATAGGGTAAGTTGAATAACGAGTGCACAGGTGTGGTAGGTATGAGCTGCCGTGGTAGGTGGAGAGATTACCTTTACGCATCTCACGAAGTCGCTTTTTTTCCCCTTCAGTCAAGAGGTACAGCATTGACAGATCGTCGGTAAACTGCTTAGTTTCTTTGGGGTCATCGAGTGACAACTGCAGGCGTATCAGGTCGTCGACATTGAAAAGATTATTCACTTGCAGCAGGTGAAAGATGGACTCATTTGCCTGGCAGTTCCTGATGGCATTCGACATACGCATGGGAGGCAAAACGAAATCTTCACCTGTGAGCGACAACAATCTGCTTACATCTAGCTTTGCGTCCAGCACCCGAAAGAGTGTATTCTTATCGCCTTCGCTCGTCGGGGCGCAGGCTCCCTCATAGGTAACCACCCCGATGAGCAAGTAGAATAGTCCAACCAGCGTAACGAacgagtaaataataaatattagaATCATGGCCCTGAAATATGCACAAGCATAAAAGATAACGATAGAGATAAACCTCTAAAGGCAGCGCACTCACATTAGCAGACAGGAGGCGCCCGTTGACTTGCTGCAGAATCCAAGTCCACCAGCTGCCGTCCGACTTGGACCGATGCAGCCGCACAAGAGTGCCGATATCAGGATTATAATAAGCTACGATGCAAGCAATTTGCTCGTATAGGCGAGGTATAAGGCCAAGGAAAGGCAGGTTTACTTACTATGAAGGTTAAGACGCATGTAATTTCGTATATATCATCGCGATCTTGGCCAAGCTTTTCGTAGACATCGTCGTAGGTCTTTGTGGAACGCATGGTATTGAGGTGAATATCACTGATCACTGCATCAATTATGTTACGTATTTTTGAGGCATATCCAAAAAGGGTACCATGCCCCCTGCCGATATCTCGCTTCAATGGCGGGATGATGAGTTCCATCTGCTTACGGATTTTGTCACTTACTTCTTTTAGGCGAACCAAGGCCCTCTTCggtatttcaaaatatttctcttTAATAATCGTTTCGATACCCTCCACATAGACAGTTGTATTGGGAATCTGCAAAAAACGTAGTCAGTAGCGGTAGGGTGTCACGTATTTCtcaatagaatagaatagataATACCTGATCATAGTGTAGGCATTTCGCATAGCCTAATTCCGGAATTTCGTTATAGCGGTGGAAAGACCAGGTGTCGGTTCTTTGGCATAAAACGGCGCATGCATGGTTAATGTCTCGTTTCACTCCTCGAAGACCTGAAAGGAGAGGATAAATTCGAATTGGCCAACATGTTATTTGCATAGTTACAGTCTCGATATTGGGACCCATACATGCGTAATTCCTTCTCCAACACATCCAGATTACGCATGATGATTAGAGCTTCTGGCATGTTGTCTAAGATGCGCTCTAATTCAGCCAGCGCATTGCTGTCGGAAGTATCCGCGAGGTCAAGGAAGATGTGTTTATCCGCATCTACAGGAGGTGGAAAGGAGGCGGCAAATGCGAAGGGGGCAACAAGGCACAAAGGGATGGCAACTCTGAATGAACTTACGTTCCAATACATCGATAATGTGCGTCTCCAATTCCATAAAGTTTTTCAAAAAAAGATGCGTGATGTGATTAGCCACATCCTTCAGAAAGGAGCAAGTGTCCTCGCTGCCGCGCCGCATTGTCATTGAAGTATCGTCAAATCCCCGATCCAAAAACTTGTTCGACACAAACGCAATATAGACGCCAAAGCTGCGGAGATTCCGAACACATTACTAGGGCGATTACACTCAgatccagacccagacccagaccaagaCTCACCATAGACCCAAGATAAGTATCGCTAGGCATATGCCGCAACAGATGCGCCGCTTGAAGTCCCTTGCGACAGTGCATGCCGGACATCCCTGCTTGCACCgtcgacagcagcagaggcagcaataGCATACACTGCAGGAACCCTCAGAGAATAGGATTCAAATGTCGCATCTTCCTCATAGCGAATGAGTCTTCACTTACCCGATACACGGGATGAGAATGATGCCGGCCATGAAGAATATCACGCAGAAAAGAAGCAACCAGTAGCGAGCCAACAGATCGGTCCAATCGTTCCGCTCCACCTTGGGGCCCAGGGCCAGCACGTCGTCGCCCAACACCATAATATATTCTATAGCACAGGAGCCCAATTGAAGCATCGGATGGTGGAGTCAGTTCGTGGGTGATACTCACTCTGTGGCAGCGGCGGATCGTCGGTGAACACCAGCCGGAAGAGACTTTTCGTAAAGTTGTAGACAAAATTCAGGGATGTGGTTGGTGAGGTAAAATCCCGGGTGTAGTTGGGACGCCCCTTGTACTTTGTGTACTCGACAGGAGGCCAGTGCACCTGTCCAAGCTGTTCGTGCGTCGTGCCATCGCCCTCGTAGCCCGCGCGCCACCAGGATGACCGATCTGTGTCATTACCCGCCTCATCACCACTACCCGCCTCATCCCCACCAGCCGCCGCGGTTGTGTCTTGTCTTGGATCTCGTCTACCAAATGCTTCGTTTCCATCGGGCAACTGAGCCAGGACTGGCATCATTAGTAATGCCAGAACCAGAACGTAAACCGGGTTTCGGGGCTTCCATCGCCGATGTACCTCTGATGTCATCTTGTGTCAACAAAACCTCAGTTTCGAATACTTCTCGTAGCGCAGATCCTTGTCTTTTCGGTTGTGTGGTCGTGGTCCTATGTgtaaatatacaaatgtagGAAGCACACATGAGTACTTGTTTTGTGTTGAGCAGAGTGATATACATAGGGACACTTAAATGACACCAATGACACTTAAATCTGATGctggtttggttttcttttctacAATCGGTTGCTTATTGCTACTGAGACACATAAGAATGTCTTTATCCATGGAAGCCTTTGGTTAAATGTTCTCAGATTCTGAGATTACATTTCTGATAAAATATTATTACAGCTACACCAGTAAGAAGCCCCAACATGCATAGGAATGATTGCAATATGTGATTCTATCCAGTCTTCGGAATTTTTCAGTCCTTACGGAATATCCTTTTAAGCGCATCGTCAAGCAAAATCCGCTCTAAGGGTATTAAAAGGCACCGAGCGTCCCGGAAAAGTTCACGGCACCCACTTAAGCGATGACTGAGTGGTGGGTCCGTGTGCCTGAGCCTGCACCTGACTCGGGTTCTTTACCTGCACCTGGAccagggcctgggcctgggcctgaaCCTGACTCTCGGGGCCACTTGGAAATTGCTTtgaagagctgctgctgctgccactgctgcttgcTTTCTTATCTCACTAAAATAGGCATTGTTCCGCCGTTCTCGTGTGCCCGCTGCCcctttcttttgatttttcccAGGCACGCATGAAAatggttttccttttgtttgggCTTTGGCCGAGGCACCAGCAGACAGAAGACAACAACGGCAAAGGTGAAAGGTTGTTGGCAGCAACAGGAACTATAAGAGAGCTAAGTGCGTGCTGAGGGAACGGAATGCGCAGGAAGCCTCCATataggcacaggcacaggcacaaaaAGGCCCCTAATGACAATGATAATGGAGTTCACCGTCGCATGGACCAATTCTGGCAGGTCGAGATTGAAAATTGGCAAAAATGGCGAGCAAAGCGGAAGGGGTGTTGTGTTGAATGAATGGCAGCCGGAAACTGTGCCAGTGGTTGATGCTGTTATGAGTGCTTTGTGCCACTTTAAGGGTAGCCTCAAATCGTGTTAAAGCTCTACCCTTTATCCCTTCGACATTCTGCCTGAGCCAGAGAGCCCGAGATCTTCAGAGCCTCGATTGTTCCACCACCAGCCACACGATAGATTAGCaaatctataaatataatCGCATTGAATGCTTGCCAGGCCAATTCCAAAGTGGATAAAGGATGCTGCTTGGCATCTTGACAGAAGACGATTTATAATCgcattaaaatttgtttaaatctTGGGACACATGCATATATCTATTACCATACGGAATCAGAGGTATATATCTACTTATCCAAAGCAATCTAGCGCGAGAGACAAACGGCAGCCACTTAAATGCTGTCGCATGTGAAAAACCGCAAGCTGCATTCTTCACCAGGATTGGGGATGGGGAAATGGCATAGGGTATAGGTTAGAGGGTGTGGGATATAGGGAGATTGAAAACGAATGGGATGGCGAAAGTAGAGACAGCTAAGAAAGACATTATGCGACGGCATGGAaccacaagcacacacacacacacaacaatttCACAGACAATGAATACATTGGC is a window of Drosophila pseudoobscura strain MV-25-SWS-2005 chromosome 3, UCI_Dpse_MV25, whole genome shotgun sequence DNA encoding:
- the LOC6898323 gene encoding prominin-like protein isoform X1; the protein is MTSEVHRRWKPRNPVYVLVLALLMMPVLAQLPDGNEAFGRRDPRQDTTAAAGGDEAGSGDEAGNDTDRSSWWRAGYEGDGTTHEQLGQVHWPPVEYTKYKGRPNYTRDFTSPTTSLNFVYNFTKSLFRLVFTDDPPLPQKYIMVLGDDVLALGPKVERNDWTDLLARYWLLLFCVIFFMAGIILIPCIGVCYCCLCCCRRCKQGCPACTVARDFKRRICCGICLAILILGLCFGVYIAFVSNKFLDRGFDDTSMTMRRGSEDTCSFLKDVANHITHLFLKNFMELETHIIDVLEHADKHIFLDLADTSDSNALAELERILDNMPEALIIMRNLDVLEKELRMYGSQYRDCLRGVKRDINHACAVLCQRTDTWSFHRYNEIPELGYAKCLHYDQIPNTTVYVEGIETIIKEKYFEIPKRALVRLKEVSDKIRKQMELIIPPLKRDIGRGHGTLFGYASKIRNIIDAVISDIHLNTMRSTKTYDDVYEKLGQDRDDIYEITCVLTFILIIILISALLCGCIGPSRTAAGGLGFCSKSTGASCLLMAMILIFIIYSFVTLVGLFYLLIGVVTYEGACAPTSEGDKNTLFRVLDAKLDVSRLLSLTGEDFVLPPMRMSNAIRNCQANESIFHLLQVNNLFNVDDLIRLQLSLDDPKETKQFTDDLSMLYLLTEGEKKRLREMRKGNLSTYHGSSYLPHLCTRYSTYPMVPNIANHLRVIAEEVLVSKLNYYTYHDGDPPGYKGYSTYHYYYWNAHVSFHNSRIDVEKMYNTYNDRLVQTTNTMKRHVKKISELILYENLDFGDSIDILLSRILRAEKFIQKQGKEFINNLAKNLTDAINSQIREYIDMIISESNKNVGHCQHLAYIYYRGVRFVCERLVNPLNSAWVGLLLCSLLFLPILFVCHRLMCLYLIIYPAGPVTVGHDCPRCRARAYTPRPLGTDFPVGIPHPPRRLLQQQPATLRMHAEKRKRKKA
- the LOC6898323 gene encoding prominin-like protein isoform X2, which codes for MCWRRNYACLRGVKRDINHACAVLCQRTDTWSFHRYNEIPELGYAKCLHYDQIPNTTVYVEGIETIIKEKYFEIPKRALVRLKEVSDKIRKQMELIIPPLKRDIGRGHGTLFGYASKIRNIIDAVISDIHLNTMRSTKTYDDVYEKLGQDRDDIYEITCVLTFILIIILISALLCGCIGPSRTAAGGLGFCSKSTGASCLLMAMILIFIIYSFVTLVGLFYLLIGVVTYEGACAPTSEGDKNTLFRVLDAKLDVSRLLSLTGEDFVLPPMRMSNAIRNCQANESIFHLLQVNNLFNVDDLIRLQLSLDDPKETKQFTDDLSMLYLLTEGEKKRLREMRKGNLSTYHGSSYLPHLCTRYSTYPMVPNIANHLRVIAEEVLVSKLNYYTYHDGDPPGYKGYSTYHYYYWNAHVSFHNSRIDVEKMYNTYNDRLVQTTNTMKRHVKKISELILYENLDFGDSIDILLSRILRAEKFIQKQGKEFINNLAKNLTDAINSQIREYIDMIISESNKNVGHCQHLAYIYYRGVRFVCERLVNPLNSAWVGLLLCSLLFLPILFVCHRLMCLYLIIYPAGPVTVGHDCPRCRARAYTPRPLGTDFPVGIPHPPRRLLQQQPATLRMHAEKRKRKKA